A genomic segment from Peribacillus sp. ACCC06369 encodes:
- a CDS encoding nucleotidyltransferase yields MKACGLVVEYNPFHNGHVLHARESREKTGADVVVAVMSGPFLQRGEPAIVSKWTRAEMALNGGIDLVIELPYAFATQKAEIFAKGSISLLESLGCDSFCFGSEDGRIEPFITAHRILSDNSAAFDAAIKSAMDAGNSYPASAAQAYRSIINGDAALDLTKPNNILGKEYVSAALSNGYSIRPYTIQRVAAGYHETKLSQDPIASATGIRKAIHEHQKLDPVSSYIPQPTMSGLEQYLLHYHALHDWEMYWPMLKYRILSSTLTELAGIYEIEEGIEHRIKEMAKQSSRFSEFMPALKTKRYTWTRLQRMCVHILTHTLKEQVIHNDQPAYIRLLGMNGRGQEYLRTVKKGLPLPLISKLSSYQKQDIDTDLRAAQVYALGLSEPHQAALMKREYESPIIFK; encoded by the coding sequence ATGAAAGCTTGCGGTTTAGTTGTCGAATATAACCCTTTTCACAATGGACATGTTTTACATGCAAGAGAAAGTAGAGAAAAAACAGGGGCAGATGTTGTGGTGGCAGTTATGAGCGGGCCCTTTTTACAGCGTGGCGAGCCTGCTATCGTCAGCAAGTGGACACGTGCCGAAATGGCTTTGAATGGCGGCATAGATCTTGTCATCGAACTTCCCTATGCTTTCGCGACACAGAAGGCGGAGATATTTGCAAAAGGATCTATCTCTCTTTTGGAATCCCTTGGCTGTGACTCCTTTTGCTTCGGAAGCGAGGATGGCAGAATTGAACCATTCATCACCGCCCACAGAATCCTTTCGGATAATTCCGCTGCATTCGATGCTGCCATTAAATCTGCTATGGATGCCGGTAATAGTTATCCGGCCAGTGCTGCCCAGGCTTATCGATCGATCATCAATGGTGATGCTGCATTGGATTTGACGAAGCCAAATAATATTCTTGGAAAGGAATATGTAAGTGCTGCCCTTTCAAACGGCTACTCCATTCGCCCTTATACGATTCAAAGGGTTGCTGCCGGATACCATGAAACAAAGTTGTCCCAAGACCCTATTGCCAGCGCAACGGGGATACGCAAAGCCATCCATGAACACCAGAAATTGGATCCTGTATCCAGTTATATTCCTCAACCGACAATGAGTGGTCTTGAGCAATATTTATTGCACTACCATGCCTTACATGACTGGGAAATGTATTGGCCCATGTTAAAATACAGAATCCTGTCTTCCACTTTAACCGAATTGGCAGGGATTTACGAAATTGAGGAAGGAATAGAACACCGAATAAAAGAAATGGCCAAACAATCTTCGAGGTTTTCTGAATTCATGCCCGCTCTGAAGACAAAACGCTACACATGGACACGACTACAGCGGATGTGTGTCCATATATTGACCCATACATTAAAGGAACAGGTGATTCACAATGACCAACCAGCCTATATCAGACTTCTTGGCATGAATGGCCGGGGACAAGAATATCTGCGCACTGTAAAAAAAGGCTTACCGCTCCCGCTCATCTCTAAACTTTCGTCCTATCAGAAGCAGGACATCGATACGGATTTGCGAGCGGCACAGGTGTATGCACTGGGCTTGTCCGAACCGCATCAGGCTGCCTTGATGAAAAGGGAATATGAATCCCCCATCATTTTCAAATAA
- a CDS encoding YlbG family protein — MLGARQGIIVYLHTLKQAKMLRKFGNIHYVSKKLKYVVLYTNMDEVEPLVEKLNNYSFVKKVDLSYKPFLKVEFENSKPDKAKEYDYKMGI; from the coding sequence ATGCTTGGAGCGAGACAGGGAATCATCGTCTATTTACATACATTAAAACAAGCCAAAATGCTTAGGAAGTTTGGAAATATCCATTATGTTTCAAAAAAGTTGAAATATGTAGTCCTTTATACGAATATGGATGAAGTGGAACCACTGGTGGAAAAACTGAATAATTATTCGTTCGTAAAAAAAGTGGACCTTTCTTACAAGCCTTTTTTGAAGGTGGAATTCGAAAACTCCAAGCCGGATAAAGCGAAAGAATATGATTATAAAATGGGAATTTGA
- a CDS encoding YlbD family protein, with amino-acid sequence MAKRKRPSVDGFREFVKKHPYLVNEVRNKQATWQELFEEWYLLGEDHPRWQADGGVDESKVNAESTSRPVEKGDQSTELIGSLMSAVKNMDMGQIQQYITNANQAIGAIQGVLSVFQGNKSGDTSPPPKEKEQRANPFLFTKD; translated from the coding sequence ATGGCAAAAAGAAAGCGGCCCTCCGTGGATGGATTTCGGGAGTTTGTCAAGAAACATCCTTATTTAGTGAATGAAGTGAGAAACAAGCAAGCAACATGGCAGGAACTTTTTGAAGAATGGTATTTACTCGGTGAAGATCATCCACGCTGGCAGGCTGACGGCGGGGTTGATGAGTCCAAAGTAAATGCAGAATCCACATCACGGCCGGTAGAAAAGGGCGACCAAAGTACAGAGTTAATCGGTTCGTTAATGAGTGCAGTTAAAAATATGGATATGGGGCAGATACAACAATATATTACAAATGCCAATCAGGCCATCGGTGCAATCCAAGGAGTGCTATCTGTTTTCCAAGGGAATAAATCAGGTGATACCAGTCCTCCCCCAAAAGAAAAAGAGCAGAGAGCTAACCCTTTTTTATTCACCAAAGATTAA
- a CDS encoding RsfA family transcriptional regulator — translation MSIARQDAWTHDEDLLLAEVVLRHIREGSTQLKAFEEVGKQLSRTSAACGFRWNSFVRKQYKSGIELAKKQRKEQVVIDPDVERDSSAVVENNTIEQKTPQQEENESITLQEVILYLTKMDEFFQLDNKEKERISERSLFLERENVRLKEENALLKDNLKAVEEDYRALMQIMERARKLSVQEDEKTNPKVSFQMDKNGNLERVNK, via the coding sequence ATGTCGATTGCGAGACAAGATGCATGGACTCACGATGAGGATCTTTTGTTGGCTGAAGTGGTGCTAAGGCATATACGAGAAGGCAGTACACAATTAAAGGCGTTTGAAGAAGTGGGGAAACAGTTATCGAGGACATCGGCTGCATGTGGATTCCGTTGGAATTCATTTGTAAGGAAGCAATATAAGTCAGGGATAGAGCTGGCGAAGAAACAAAGGAAAGAACAGGTAGTCATTGATCCTGATGTGGAAAGGGATTCCAGTGCAGTGGTGGAAAATAACACTATTGAACAAAAGACGCCACAGCAGGAAGAAAATGAATCTATTACCCTCCAGGAAGTTATATTATATTTAACCAAAATGGATGAATTCTTTCAGCTTGATAATAAGGAAAAAGAACGGATTTCTGAGCGGTCCCTATTCCTTGAACGGGAAAATGTCCGATTAAAGGAAGAAAATGCCCTGCTTAAAGATAACCTGAAAGCGGTAGAGGAAGATTATCGTGCCTTGATGCAGATAATGGAGCGTGCAAGAAAGCTAAGTGTACAAGAGGACGAAAAGACGAATCCTAAGGTAAGTTTTCAAATGGATAAAAATGGTAATTTAGAGAGGGTCAATAAATAA
- a CDS encoding methylthioribose kinase: MIQRFIELGQGYSDIYELLEVGRNQKHRVARLLSLHTTINDKKVTSLVIVMQPTDPGKFQPLYICREGIPNPHATKNKRYELFESLAEELNKPIIEIDVKSSALFAEIELYYQHLIGILRMNRYLPPLG; encoded by the coding sequence GTGATTCAACGTTTTATTGAACTTGGACAAGGGTATTCCGATATATATGAGTTACTGGAAGTAGGACGCAATCAGAAGCATCGGGTTGCAAGGCTTTTGTCCCTGCATACTACAATAAATGATAAAAAGGTAACGTCATTGGTCATTGTCATGCAGCCTACAGATCCAGGGAAATTCCAGCCGCTTTATATTTGCCGTGAAGGCATACCTAACCCTCATGCCACCAAAAACAAACGCTATGAGCTTTTTGAGAGCTTGGCGGAGGAACTGAATAAACCCATTATTGAAATCGATGTGAAATCTTCGGCGCTTTTTGCAGAAATCGAGTTGTACTACCAACACTTAATCGGCATTTTGCGAATGAATAGATATCTGCCCCCATTAGGCTAA
- the rpmF gene encoding 50S ribosomal protein L32 — protein sequence MAVPFRRTSKTVKRKRRTHFKLQVPGMVECPSCGGMTLSHHVCKECGTYKGKEVVAK from the coding sequence ATGGCTGTACCTTTTAGAAGAACGTCGAAAACTGTAAAAAGAAAACGTCGTACGCACTTCAAGCTTCAAGTACCTGGTATGGTAGAATGCCCGAGCTGTGGTGGAATGACTCTTTCACATCACGTTTGTAAAGAATGTGGAACATATAAAGGAAAAGAAGTTGTCGCAAAATAA
- the ylbJ gene encoding sporulation integral membrane protein YlbJ, which produces MLKSKSKTVLLATSVTMMTVGLIIFPQESFEASKGGLNMWWKIVFPSLLPFLIFSELLISFGVVRFIGVMLEPFMRPLFRVPGVGGFVWAMGLASGFPAGAKYTVRLRQEGQLTRIEAERLVCFTNSSNPLFLFVAVAVGFFHNPHLGIILALSHYLGNFCVGIIMRFYRWKEEQSHTKVMTKLPSIRQAFGQMHRTRIKETRPFGSLLGDAVLSSIQTLLMIGGFIILFSVVNKLLFHMNITGLLASWVSGILHILNFPDSLSLPLISGMFEMTLGSKLTSTVENASLFQQTVMTSFILAFNGFSIQAQVASIIATTDIRFAPFFLARIAHGLLASTITVLLWEPFYKGNRFSGSPIPSFPVSGSGEHASSLYQNMLDFGPILTLAFLILYIIIYTKRLFKGLS; this is translated from the coding sequence TTGCTAAAATCAAAATCTAAAACAGTACTACTAGCTACCTCCGTCACGATGATGACAGTTGGCTTGATCATCTTCCCCCAAGAATCATTTGAAGCTTCCAAAGGCGGGCTGAATATGTGGTGGAAAATTGTTTTCCCTTCGCTACTACCTTTCTTGATTTTCTCGGAGTTATTAATCAGTTTTGGGGTTGTCAGGTTCATCGGCGTCATGCTCGAACCATTTATGCGTCCCTTATTCCGTGTACCGGGAGTGGGCGGGTTTGTTTGGGCGATGGGACTTGCATCAGGGTTTCCGGCTGGGGCGAAATACACTGTAAGGCTTCGTCAGGAAGGACAATTAACACGCATTGAAGCTGAAAGACTCGTTTGTTTCACCAATTCTTCCAATCCATTGTTCCTGTTCGTTGCAGTTGCCGTTGGGTTTTTCCACAATCCTCATTTAGGGATCATCCTTGCACTTTCCCACTACCTAGGAAATTTTTGTGTAGGCATCATCATGCGTTTTTACCGTTGGAAAGAAGAACAATCCCATACAAAAGTAATGACCAAGCTCCCCTCCATTAGACAAGCCTTTGGCCAGATGCATCGAACCAGAATAAAAGAAACAAGACCCTTTGGCAGTTTGCTTGGAGATGCGGTACTCTCATCTATTCAAACTTTATTGATGATCGGAGGGTTCATCATTCTCTTTTCGGTGGTCAATAAGCTTTTATTTCATATGAACATTACCGGATTGCTCGCATCGTGGGTAAGTGGGATTTTACATATTTTAAATTTCCCGGATTCCTTAAGCCTACCGCTCATATCAGGCATGTTTGAAATGACTCTTGGTTCAAAATTAACCAGTACGGTCGAAAATGCGAGTCTCTTTCAGCAAACTGTTATGACAAGTTTCATCTTAGCTTTCAACGGGTTCAGCATTCAGGCGCAAGTTGCCAGTATCATAGCCACAACAGACATTCGTTTTGCTCCCTTTTTTCTGGCTAGGATAGCACATGGCCTTCTGGCATCCACAATTACAGTCCTGCTTTGGGAACCATTCTATAAAGGCAATAGGTTCAGTGGCAGCCCGATACCCTCCTTCCCGGTCAGTGGATCAGGAGAACATGCAAGTTCCCTTTATCAAAATATGCTTGATTTCGGACCAATTCTGACCCTCGCCTTTTTGATCCTATACATCATCATATATACCAAAAGGCTATTCAAAGGCCTTTCTTAA
- the coaD gene encoding pantetheine-phosphate adenylyltransferase: MSKIAICPGSFDPITFGHLDIIQRGANVFDEVYVVIVNNSAKNSLFTVEERLELITEATAHMPNVKVDFYQGLTVDYAESVSANAIIRGLRATSDFEYEMQGTSMNRFLNSNIESFFIMTKNQYSFLSSSIVKEVAKYGGDISELVPPVVQKALAKKYEEQKE, encoded by the coding sequence ATGTCCAAAATAGCGATTTGTCCAGGGAGTTTTGATCCAATAACATTTGGTCATCTTGATATCATTCAAAGGGGAGCTAATGTTTTTGATGAGGTATATGTGGTCATCGTGAACAATTCAGCCAAAAATTCACTGTTTACAGTGGAGGAGCGACTGGAATTGATTACTGAAGCGACTGCCCATATGCCAAATGTTAAAGTGGATTTCTATCAAGGATTGACGGTCGACTATGCTGAAAGCGTTTCCGCAAATGCCATTATCAGGGGATTGAGGGCGACCTCAGACTTTGAATATGAAATGCAGGGAACTTCAATGAACAGATTCCTTAACAGTAACATAGAGTCATTCTTTATCATGACGAAAAATCAATATTCTTTTTTGAGTTCAAGTATCGTAAAAGAGGTTGCGAAGTATGGCGGGGATATCTCTGAACTAGTGCCACCCGTTGTCCAGAAAGCTCTGGCCAAAAAGTACGAGGAACAGAAAGAATAG
- the rsmD gene encoding 16S rRNA (guanine(966)-N(2))-methyltransferase RsmD, which produces MRVVSGTCKGRPLKAVPGTGTRPTTDKVKESIFNMIGPYFEGGLVLDLFAGSGGLGIEALSRGMDKAIFVDRDFKANQTVKANLELCKFSERAEVYKNDSERALKALVKREMIFELIFLDPPYKKQKLVEILEEILKYRLLSDMGYIVCEHGHDVTLPERVGDFTVKRKEVYGVIAVTIYQWGNVHEQGEL; this is translated from the coding sequence ATGAGGGTCGTTTCCGGAACTTGTAAAGGAAGACCACTTAAGGCTGTACCGGGTACAGGAACCCGGCCGACTACTGATAAAGTCAAGGAATCCATTTTCAATATGATTGGTCCCTATTTCGAAGGAGGGCTGGTCCTTGACTTGTTCGCCGGGAGCGGTGGACTGGGAATTGAAGCGTTAAGCAGAGGCATGGATAAAGCCATATTTGTAGACCGGGATTTTAAAGCAAATCAAACGGTTAAGGCCAATTTGGAACTATGTAAGTTTTCAGAGCGTGCAGAAGTTTATAAAAATGATTCAGAGCGTGCATTGAAAGCTTTGGTGAAAAGGGAAATGATTTTTGAATTAATTTTTCTTGATCCACCTTATAAGAAACAAAAGCTAGTTGAGATTCTTGAAGAAATACTTAAATACCGATTGCTGAGCGATATGGGATACATTGTTTGTGAGCATGGTCATGATGTTACATTGCCAGAAAGAGTTGGTGACTTTACCGTTAAGAGAAAAGAGGTTTATGGTGTCATTGCCGTTACGATTTATCAATGGGGAAACGTACACGAACAGGGGGAACTATGA
- a CDS encoding CAP domain-containing protein — protein MLIIIFFVIGIYLNIGDEDEGNPLIDGNKGVNPNGHINEKSTSSEKEGVTKVTEGLAVTIGKNAKEIEKEYGKPDRIDMSAYGYDWWVYKKDYNDYFQLAVENEKVVSAYGIGDDVNVAPFKIGQSIDAIYSSLYVEPTVDIEVGDSSYRFELSEEDMNMRPLIELGNIHVQLYLDKFTGTVSSIRFLNDSALLKQKPYELTYNGKLVTVKDLSKEELEKVEDGNEQQIFDITNIMRSRFDLKPLEWDGPTAEVAYLHSREMRDTPEGTHVSETKGDLEKRLDAGHVKYRAAGENIAAHYVDAAAVMEGWLNSKGHRDAMLNEEFTGLGVGVYKKYYTQNFIKK, from the coding sequence AGATGAAGGAAACCCTCTTATTGATGGTAACAAAGGTGTTAACCCCAATGGACATATAAATGAAAAAAGTACTTCTTCCGAAAAAGAAGGGGTTACTAAAGTGACTGAAGGTTTGGCAGTAACAATTGGGAAAAATGCAAAAGAGATAGAAAAGGAATACGGTAAGCCAGATCGAATTGATATGTCCGCATATGGATATGATTGGTGGGTTTATAAAAAGGACTATAACGATTATTTCCAATTAGCCGTTGAAAATGAAAAAGTGGTATCTGCTTATGGAATCGGTGATGATGTCAATGTCGCCCCTTTTAAAATAGGACAATCGATTGATGCCATCTATTCAAGCTTATATGTAGAACCTACTGTTGATATTGAGGTTGGCGACAGTTCCTATCGTTTTGAATTGTCGGAGGAAGATATGAACATGAGGCCATTGATTGAACTAGGGAACATACATGTTCAGCTTTATTTGGATAAATTCACAGGGACTGTTTCAAGCATCCGATTTTTGAATGATTCCGCGCTTTTAAAGCAAAAGCCATATGAGTTGACCTATAATGGTAAACTTGTGACCGTTAAGGACCTTTCTAAAGAAGAATTGGAGAAAGTGGAAGATGGCAATGAGCAGCAAATTTTTGATATTACGAATATAATGCGCAGCAGGTTTGATTTGAAGCCTTTAGAATGGGATGGTCCGACTGCGGAGGTTGCTTACCTTCATAGCCGGGAAATGAGGGACACTCCTGAAGGAACCCATGTTTCTGAAACAAAAGGGGACTTGGAAAAACGTCTCGATGCTGGTCATGTTAAATACAGGGCAGCAGGTGAAAATATTGCGGCTCATTATGTGGACGCAGCTGCAGTCATGGAAGGCTGGTTGAATAGTAAAGGGCATCGGGATGCGATGCTGAACGAGGAATTTACAGGTCTGGGTGTTGGGGTTTATAAAAAGTATTACACTCAGAATTTCATAAAAAAATAA
- a CDS encoding enoyl-CoA hydratase/isomerase family protein: MFDDNFGEGVYVNQVIKVEKDKRGFMKVLFNRPEKRNAVNYQFMNELESILSEAAHDDEIKLLVLTGVGSEAFCSGGDLSEFQDLHTEAEAFTMLSKMGEILYKLAVFPKPTLALINGSAVGGGCEIATACDFRLAKSGVKLGFVQGTLGITTGWGGASLLLEKIPEQKALKLLLDAKIHKAEEAKEFGFVDEIVGESMDGWESFAEDFLRHETGVLMAYKRLLVHKWQGSGLKGRMDAEIRECSKLWASDEHHAAVDRFLKKKK; encoded by the coding sequence ATGTTTGATGATAATTTTGGAGAAGGTGTTTACGTGAATCAGGTGATTAAGGTTGAAAAGGATAAACGCGGTTTCATGAAGGTCCTATTTAATAGACCGGAGAAAAGGAATGCCGTGAATTATCAATTTATGAACGAACTTGAGTCGATATTGTCAGAAGCGGCACACGATGACGAAATTAAGTTGCTTGTCCTTACAGGGGTGGGCTCTGAGGCTTTCTGTTCAGGTGGGGATCTAAGTGAATTCCAAGATTTGCATACAGAAGCAGAAGCCTTTACTATGTTATCGAAAATGGGTGAAATTCTTTATAAACTAGCAGTATTCCCAAAACCAACATTAGCGCTCATCAATGGAAGTGCTGTCGGCGGGGGATGCGAAATAGCGACAGCATGTGATTTTAGATTGGCAAAGAGCGGAGTCAAGCTCGGGTTTGTACAGGGAACTCTAGGAATCACGACAGGATGGGGCGGAGCTTCACTTTTACTTGAAAAAATACCAGAGCAAAAAGCGCTAAAGCTATTATTGGATGCAAAAATACATAAAGCTGAGGAAGCGAAGGAATTTGGTTTCGTAGATGAGATAGTCGGAGAAAGTATGGATGGATGGGAAAGTTTCGCAGAAGATTTTCTTCGCCATGAAACTGGGGTATTGATGGCTTATAAAAGATTGTTGGTCCATAAATGGCAAGGTAGTGGACTTAAAGGAAGAATGGATGCGGAAATCCGAGAATGTTCTAAACTGTGGGCGAGTGATGAGCACCATGCTGCAGTCGATCGTTTTTTAAAAAAGAAAAAATAA
- a CDS encoding YlbF family regulator, protein MLATMEIIDILQQADGLAEMILHSEIGEDYLLSLYKLQSDKEAQRKISKFTSLKDLFEDVQRFGKYHPDYKRINLETREAKRDMDMHPTVAEFKRAETELQSVLDEISGRIGRAVSEQVKTPAGNPFFVSSGGCSTGSCGTGGSCGCSA, encoded by the coding sequence ATGCTTGCTACTATGGAAATCATCGACATTTTACAACAGGCTGATGGATTGGCAGAAATGATCCTTCATTCTGAAATAGGGGAAGACTATCTCCTTAGTTTATATAAATTACAAAGCGACAAAGAAGCTCAGAGGAAAATTTCCAAGTTTACTTCATTAAAGGATCTATTTGAAGATGTTCAAAGGTTCGGTAAATATCATCCGGATTATAAACGCATCAATTTGGAAACCAGGGAAGCTAAACGAGACATGGATATGCATCCAACGGTTGCGGAGTTTAAGCGGGCGGAGACTGAATTACAATCGGTTCTTGATGAAATAAGCGGAAGAATAGGCCGTGCTGTTTCTGAACAGGTCAAAACCCCAGCGGGAAATCCATTTTTTGTATCATCTGGGGGATGTTCAACGGGAAGTTGCGGAACCGGCGGAAGTTGTGGATGCTCTGCTTAA
- a CDS encoding patatin-like phospholipase family protein — protein sequence MSKPKVGLALGSGGARGFAHIGVIKVLQQEGIPIDMIAGSSMGAMVAAFYGAGSDIERLYKLSRAFKRKYYLDFTIPKMGFISGKRTKDLIRVFTYGKKFEELDIPVAVVATDIKTGEKVIFQEGPIAPAVRASISIPGIFIPEKIGNRLLVDGGVVDRVPVSVVKDMGADIIIGVDVAHVKQDMEINSIYDVIMQSLDILQMELVKSREFASDVMIRPRVEKYSSKSFTNVQEIISIGEEAARGKIDQIKQSIVTWKESFEDEP from the coding sequence TTGTCGAAACCAAAGGTCGGGCTTGCACTTGGGTCGGGAGGAGCTAGGGGTTTTGCACATATTGGCGTGATAAAGGTATTACAGCAAGAAGGCATTCCAATAGATATGATTGCTGGAAGCAGCATGGGAGCCATGGTTGCTGCCTTTTATGGAGCGGGTTCAGATATCGAGAGGCTGTATAAGTTGTCCCGTGCATTTAAGCGAAAGTATTATTTGGACTTCACCATACCTAAAATGGGCTTCATTTCAGGTAAACGGACAAAGGATTTAATCAGGGTATTTACATATGGTAAGAAATTTGAAGAACTCGATATTCCTGTGGCAGTGGTCGCCACTGATATAAAAACGGGGGAAAAGGTCATTTTTCAGGAAGGTCCCATCGCTCCAGCTGTTAGGGCAAGCATTTCCATCCCTGGCATTTTCATTCCCGAAAAAATTGGAAATCGACTGCTTGTTGATGGAGGTGTTGTTGACAGGGTTCCTGTTTCAGTCGTGAAGGATATGGGAGCGGACATCATAATTGGAGTGGATGTAGCCCACGTGAAACAGGATATGGAGATAAACTCCATCTATGATGTAATCATGCAAAGCCTCGATATCCTGCAAATGGAGCTGGTTAAAAGCAGGGAGTTTGCTTCAGACGTGATGATACGCCCCAGGGTTGAGAAATACAGCTCGAAATCATTTACAAACGTACAGGAAATAATTAGTATTGGAGAAGAAGCTGCAAGAGGAAAGATAGATCAAATTAAGCAAAGCATTGTTACTTGGAAGGAGTCTTTTGAAGATGAGCCGTAA
- a CDS encoding DUF177 domain-containing protein → MKWTISQLQKIRDKDLRFDELVDVLDIRERDPQIRDVSPIRVAGRADISSTEITFHLHLSGELTLPCSRTLVDVKYPIDIDTKETFLLKADGTDFYGDDVTVVEGDVVDLIPVIKENLLLEIPMQVFCEDVDSNEAAPQSGKDWAVISQEENEHKVDPRFAKLADFFDNNKES, encoded by the coding sequence TTGAAATGGACGATTAGTCAACTTCAAAAAATTCGGGACAAAGATTTACGGTTTGATGAACTGGTGGATGTCTTAGACATTAGAGAAAGAGACCCGCAAATTCGCGATGTCTCTCCGATTAGAGTAGCAGGAAGAGCTGATATCAGCTCGACCGAGATTACTTTTCACTTGCATCTTTCAGGTGAATTAACATTACCTTGCTCCCGTACACTGGTAGACGTTAAATATCCGATTGATATTGATACAAAAGAAACCTTTCTTTTAAAGGCAGATGGCACTGATTTCTACGGAGATGATGTCACTGTTGTGGAAGGTGACGTTGTAGACCTAATACCGGTAATTAAAGAAAATTTATTGCTAGAAATTCCGATGCAGGTTTTTTGTGAGGATGTCGATTCGAACGAAGCTGCTCCTCAATCTGGGAAAGACTGGGCTGTTATTTCTCAAGAAGAAAATGAGCATAAGGTTGATCCGAGATTTGCAAAGCTTGCCGACTTTTTTGACAACAATAAAGAATCTTGA
- a CDS encoding SepM family pheromone-processing serine protease, which yields MSRKMYVRTFLVVAILLIASALYSLPFYVSKPGMAKELEPIIEVSGGDEAKGSFMLTTVRMGRANIYSYMLAKWSKYQELYPETSIRSEDETDEEYNVRQLHLMDGSKNNAIQIAYEKAGKEVDYEYLGVYVLDVLKGMPAAKELKAGDQIIQVDDVKFNSAQEFMDYINGKKAGDEVKIVYKREETEKTAFLSLQPFKDDPNRVGIGISLDDNRKVITKPAIAIDSEQIGGPSAGLMFSLEIYNQLTKGDLTNGYDIAGTGTMSDDGTVGPIGGIQQKIVAADKSGAEIFFAPNENGAAGSNYEDALIAAKDIDTEMKIVPVDNFEDAIAYLTKLKGKEK from the coding sequence ATGAGCCGTAAAATGTATGTACGCACTTTCCTGGTGGTGGCTATACTTCTCATAGCATCAGCCCTTTATTCCCTACCTTTTTATGTATCAAAACCAGGAATGGCTAAAGAATTAGAGCCGATCATAGAGGTTTCCGGAGGAGATGAAGCGAAAGGCAGCTTTATGTTAACCACTGTAAGGATGGGCCGGGCGAATATATATTCCTATATGCTGGCGAAGTGGAGCAAATATCAGGAGCTTTATCCAGAGACCTCCATTCGGAGTGAAGATGAAACAGATGAAGAATATAATGTCAGGCAGCTGCACTTAATGGATGGTTCTAAAAATAACGCCATTCAGATAGCATATGAAAAAGCAGGGAAAGAAGTCGATTACGAGTACCTGGGTGTATATGTTTTGGACGTGCTTAAAGGAATGCCGGCAGCTAAAGAACTGAAAGCGGGCGATCAAATCATTCAGGTCGATGATGTTAAATTCAATTCTGCACAGGAATTCATGGACTACATTAACGGAAAAAAAGCTGGAGATGAGGTTAAAATAGTGTATAAGCGGGAGGAAACGGAGAAAACTGCCTTTCTTTCATTGCAGCCTTTTAAAGATGACCCAAATAGGGTTGGAATAGGCATTTCGCTTGATGATAACCGAAAAGTGATCACAAAACCAGCTATAGCCATAGATTCAGAACAAATAGGCGGTCCGTCTGCTGGTTTAATGTTTTCTTTGGAAATTTATAATCAATTAACAAAGGGCGATCTTACAAATGGATATGATATAGCGGGGACAGGAACGATGTCGGATGATGGGACAGTCGGTCCAATCGGCGGGATTCAACAGAAAATAGTGGCAGCCGATAAATCTGGAGCCGAAATATTCTTTGCCCCAAATGAAAACGGGGCAGCAGGTTCGAATTATGAAGATGCACTCATTGCAGCAAAGGACATAGACACGGAGATGAAGATCGTGCCGGTTGACAACTTTGAGGATGCAATAGCCTATTTAACGAAGCTAAAAGGAAAAGAAAAATGA
- a CDS encoding YlbE-like family protein has protein sequence MRNYLRVNPAWYKRLMRNPREVDVFETEAKFYFEKSIPHRVSKFSESVQVASMMLHMFQAMNAPSE, from the coding sequence ATGCGAAATTACTTGAGGGTTAACCCTGCATGGTACAAAAGGTTAATGCGTAATCCCCGTGAAGTGGATGTATTTGAAACCGAAGCGAAATTTTATTTTGAGAAGTCGATTCCACATCGGGTTTCTAAATTTTCGGAAAGCGTTCAAGTGGCTTCCATGATGCTTCATATGTTTCAAGCAATGAATGCTCCAAGTGAATGA